In one Acomys russatus chromosome 15, mAcoRus1.1, whole genome shotgun sequence genomic region, the following are encoded:
- the Dpm3 gene encoding dolichol-phosphate mannosyltransferase subunit 3: protein MTKLTQWLLGLALLGSAWAALTVGALGLELPFPCREVLWPLPAYLLVSAGCYALGTVGYRVATFHDCEDAARELQSQILEARADLARRGLRF, encoded by the coding sequence ATGACGAAGCTAACCCAATGGCTTTTGGGACTGGCGCTCCTGGGCTCTGCCTGGGCTGCCCTGACCGTGGGCGCTCTGGGCCTCGAGCTGCCTTTCCCCTGCCGGGAGGTCCTGTGGCcactgcctgcctacctgctggtGTCCGCTGGGTGCTATGCCCTGGGTACTGTGGGCTATCGCGTCGCCACATTTCACGACTGCGAGGACGCCGCCCGAGAGCTGCAGAGCCAGATCCTCGAGGCCCGAGCGGATTTAGCCCGCAGGGGCCTGCGCTTCTGA